The Candidatus Desulfatibia profunda genome has a segment encoding these proteins:
- a CDS encoding trimethylamine methyltransferase family protein: MQPPFLPGCFLSAKQLKAIDQTARRILKQIGIRIPDPETLETLAAAGARVDRRKSRVRFEKDWLDRHLIQAPSRFTLYSRDGNSDVHLGSGHVYFSNGGRVFRILDMATGGYRLTMLRDIAHTAALVHQLEHIHLYIIACQAHDIGPKNYHLNDFYQAFSHTTKHVMGGCDTLEGTKQMVALASLVAGGEDRLKAKPFVSVITNPVSPLTMDTEALRIFKFCCRHGIPVTCAPAPISGATAPASLAGTLVQTHAEALAGVALAQVFEPGAKVLYGAVPSTMDLRNMDYTMGSVEMAMLNAAAVQLARHYRLPIYASGGVTEAKRPDIQAGCEKSISNLMVALNGADLVHLAAGMLDSVNSISYEQYVIDNEIIGMIQRLVKGIRVDQDTLAFDVINKVGPGGNFVLEDHTVEHMLDEFFYPGLGVRCNFDVWEQKGRPSMLSRAVDRVKKILDDGPEGLLAPDLIIRINKAFSDIIPL; this comes from the coding sequence ATGCAACCGCCCTTTTTGCCCGGCTGCTTTTTGTCAGCAAAACAGCTTAAAGCCATCGACCAAACCGCACGCCGGATTCTCAAACAGATAGGAATTCGTATTCCGGACCCGGAGACTTTAGAGACACTGGCAGCCGCCGGAGCCCGGGTGGACCGGCGCAAATCCAGAGTTCGTTTTGAAAAAGACTGGCTTGACCGGCACCTGATCCAGGCGCCCTCGCGCTTTACCCTGTATTCGCGCGATGGAAACAGCGACGTGCATCTGGGAAGCGGCCATGTTTATTTTTCCAACGGGGGTCGCGTCTTTCGCATCCTGGACATGGCCACCGGCGGATATCGCCTCACCATGCTCAGAGATATTGCCCATACGGCGGCCCTGGTGCATCAACTGGAGCACATCCACCTGTATATCATTGCGTGTCAAGCTCACGATATAGGTCCCAAAAATTACCATTTAAACGATTTTTACCAGGCCTTCAGCCACACCACCAAACATGTGATGGGGGGATGCGACACCCTTGAAGGCACCAAGCAAATGGTTGCCTTGGCAAGTCTGGTTGCCGGCGGAGAAGATCGGCTCAAAGCAAAACCGTTTGTTTCGGTGATTACCAATCCGGTCAGCCCGCTGACCATGGATACCGAAGCGCTGCGTATTTTCAAGTTTTGCTGCCGCCACGGCATCCCGGTTACCTGTGCGCCGGCGCCCATATCCGGCGCCACCGCTCCGGCCAGCCTGGCCGGCACTCTGGTCCAAACCCACGCGGAAGCTCTGGCCGGCGTCGCCCTGGCCCAGGTCTTTGAGCCCGGAGCAAAAGTGCTGTATGGTGCGGTGCCGTCAACCATGGATCTGCGCAACATGGATTACACCATGGGTTCGGTGGAAATGGCCATGCTCAATGCCGCGGCGGTGCAACTTGCCAGGCACTACCGGCTGCCGATTTATGCTTCAGGGGGTGTCACCGAGGCCAAACGGCCGGACATTCAGGCCGGCTGCGAAAAAAGTATTTCCAACTTGATGGTAGCGTTGAACGGTGCCGACCTGGTTCACCTGGCGGCCGGTATGCTGGATTCCGTCAATTCCATCTCTTATGAACAGTACGTGATTGACAACGAAATCATCGGCATGATTCAGCGGCTGGTGAAAGGAATTCGAGTGGATCAGGATACCCTGGCCTTTGATGTTATTAACAAGGTCGGGCCCGGCGGCAATTTTGTACTGGAAGATCACACCGTCGAGCACATGTTGGATGAATTTTTTTACCCCGGCCTGGGGGTGCGCTGCAACTTCGACGTCTGGGAACAAAAAGGGCGGCCCAGCATGCTGAGCCGGGCCGTAGATCGGGTCAAAAAGATTCTCGATGACGGCCCCGAGGGGCTTTTGGCCCCCGATCTGATCATTCGGATTAACAAGGCGTTTTCCGATATCATACCGCTTTGA
- a CDS encoding DUF4445 domain-containing protein → MNKPKKKKRSIGTLPTKKYKSRYVRLNVLPDDLWLKVPYGQTVFEALQKSDLNLDSDCGGMGKCGKCKIQVLSSLDKPSKAARDLLSDQEVKQGIRLACRTTMYRDVLIRIGAFDPDQEYYQILKTGERPLFYFDPLIQKRLVALPAETQDIGLSHLDRIKLILGREYRNLSASLHCLRNLPMMLAKTNEHGTAVLHDNQLMAWQRRDELERAYGLVFDLGTTTLVGKLINLNSGIEVAAVSRLNSQVKYGSDVISRLQYIKSNRGGLGKLAKLLVKDLIGITERLLEVEGLRQREIFIAVAAGNTTMQHILLKIDPVSIAGAPFAPVLTDGMVIKAADIGLPLHPAALLYVMPAKSGYIGGDLISMIVASGAAEQDDQMILGLDLGTNGEIFLGNRNRLLTCSAAAGPALEGARISSGMIARTGAIEGVRTEEGQMRYRIIGNIKPKGICGSGLVDLAAVLLHCGIIDPEGLIRRQQADAENMIEKQVVQRDGVCDFIVASGEESFDQRTIYLTQKDVRELQLAKGAVAAGIEILTKEMQIGVNDIDRIYLAGALGNYINPYSAMRIGLIPTVDADKIKSLGNAASTGASMALLSKSYWNKAIDLSRSISYVELSTHPEFNEHFIANLDFPDANLW, encoded by the coding sequence ATGAATAAACCAAAAAAGAAAAAGCGCAGTATCGGCACCTTGCCGACAAAGAAATACAAAAGCCGTTATGTCAGGCTGAATGTCCTGCCGGATGATCTGTGGTTGAAGGTTCCTTACGGCCAAACGGTTTTCGAGGCCCTGCAAAAAAGCGATCTGAACCTGGATAGCGATTGCGGCGGAATGGGTAAGTGCGGAAAATGCAAGATTCAGGTGCTTTCTTCTCTGGACAAGCCCTCCAAGGCAGCCCGCGATTTGCTCAGCGACCAGGAGGTAAAACAAGGAATCCGTCTGGCCTGCCGTACCACGATGTACAGGGATGTTTTGATCCGCATTGGAGCATTCGATCCCGACCAAGAGTACTATCAAATTCTGAAAACCGGCGAAAGGCCGCTGTTTTATTTTGATCCGTTGATTCAAAAACGGCTGGTTGCGCTGCCGGCCGAAACTCAAGATATAGGACTTTCGCACCTGGATCGGATCAAATTGATACTGGGGCGAGAATACCGCAATCTAAGTGCTTCCCTGCATTGCCTGAGAAACCTGCCGATGATGCTTGCAAAAACCAACGAACACGGCACGGCAGTTCTTCACGATAACCAGTTGATGGCCTGGCAACGCCGGGATGAGCTGGAGCGGGCTTACGGACTTGTGTTTGATCTGGGCACAACGACCCTGGTTGGGAAGCTGATCAATTTGAACAGCGGTATTGAAGTGGCGGCGGTGTCCCGCTTAAACAGTCAGGTCAAATACGGATCGGACGTGATCAGCCGCCTGCAGTATATCAAATCGAATCGAGGCGGTCTTGGCAAGCTCGCCAAGCTGCTGGTAAAAGACCTTATCGGCATCACCGAACGCCTGCTGGAGGTGGAAGGGCTCCGTCAGCGGGAAATTTTTATCGCCGTAGCAGCGGGCAACACGACTATGCAGCATATTCTTTTAAAAATTGATCCCGTCAGCATTGCCGGGGCACCCTTTGCGCCGGTGTTAACCGACGGCATGGTGATCAAAGCCGCCGACATCGGGCTGCCCTTGCATCCCGCCGCCTTGCTGTACGTCATGCCGGCTAAATCCGGCTATATCGGGGGAGATCTTATCAGCATGATTGTTGCTTCCGGTGCCGCTGAACAAGATGATCAAATGATTCTAGGGCTGGACCTTGGTACGAACGGTGAAATTTTTTTAGGCAATCGAAATCGGCTTCTCACCTGTTCGGCCGCGGCCGGTCCCGCCCTTGAAGGTGCACGAATTTCCAGCGGAATGATCGCCAGAACCGGGGCTATCGAGGGGGTTCGCACCGAAGAAGGGCAGATGCGTTATCGGATTATCGGCAATATCAAACCCAAAGGCATTTGTGGCAGCGGCCTGGTGGATCTGGCTGCCGTATTGCTGCATTGCGGGATCATCGACCCTGAAGGCCTGATTCGCCGACAACAGGCAGATGCCGAAAATATGATAGAAAAACAAGTGGTTCAAAGGGACGGTGTTTGCGACTTTATCGTAGCCTCCGGCGAGGAAAGTTTCGATCAACGTACCATTTACCTTACCCAAAAGGATGTACGCGAACTTCAGCTCGCCAAAGGGGCCGTGGCCGCCGGTATTGAGATTTTGACCAAGGAAATGCAGATCGGGGTAAACGACATTGACCGTATCTACCTGGCCGGCGCTCTTGGAAATTACATCAATCCATACAGCGCCATGCGCATCGGCCTGATTCCCACAGTCGACGCCGACAAGATCAAATCCCTGGGCAATGCCGCCAGTACCGGTGCTTCCATGGCTTTGCTGTCTAAATCCTACTGGAACAAGGCCATCGACCTGTCTCGTTCGATTTCGTATGTCGAGTTGTCAACCCACCCGGAATTTAACGAGCATTTTATTGCCAACCTGGATTTCCCCGATGCAAATCTGTGGTAG
- a CDS encoding LysM peptidoglycan-binding domain-containing protein, with product MKKSGTKPVEAVPPKASSQAPAPAAERTKAAAPRSHKVQTGDTLFSIARRYGVSLETLRRINKLTPGQSIHPGDSLIVEER from the coding sequence ATGAAAAAGTCAGGTACAAAACCGGTAGAAGCGGTTCCCCCCAAAGCATCCTCTCAAGCGCCGGCGCCTGCCGCGGAAAGAACCAAGGCTGCCGCGCCGCGCAGCCATAAGGTACAGACCGGCGATACGCTCTTTAGCATCGCGCGCCGTTACGGCGTTTCCCTTGAGACCTTGCGCCGCATCAACAAACTGACGCCTGGTCAGAGCATTCATCCCGGAGACAGCCTGATTGTGGAAGAACGCTGA